TATGAAAGAAACAtttgtcccacataggtggtggaaagaaaaattctcctacttaaaagtagaagcactccttcatgttgctaaagggtcaagaagagggtctcccctcgcgtcGTCGCCGTTGCTCGTTCTGCTCGGCTCGACTTCGGCTTCGAATTTGGTCAAATGAtctgattgataatctttttggaccaaatttcctttaattttttaattaattattattatttaattaattaagtaattgAAAAAATCTTGACCCGTGACCCGATCCGTTTCTTTCTTTCCCGgatcaatttaaaacatttccttccaaaaaaatttcaacggattttttctgaaaggttgcaaccttttctgaaaaagttgcaaaccttaaAGTTGCGGCCTTTTCCCAACAGACACCTTTTCTGGAAAATTGCAAGCAGGCTATATATTTCTGTTGATCCTAGAATCGTTCCTAACAAAAATTTCTGAAAAAcatcttctctttcttttctgcacttcctaaaactcgtgtgatatacaacCTTCGAGTGGTTCACAGTCACCATAATTTGTTGTACCgctattttggtgagtaaatcattCTATCTTGGGAGGAAAGATTTCAAAACCTTAGGTacattgaggggaataatttccttaaggatacagtgtgcattcagtgggctcggtttttttgttcttacataatttttcagACACTGTTCTTATTTCCAGTTTCTGTCTTTTATTTTCagaaattattgttattgtttcaACGTTTTTACAATACAAATTACTAACACGTATATGATAAggaattaaatattattttattaaacacGTCAgctttaaaagaaaatatactcATCAGGCAACTTTGAAATTTAGACCCTTCAAATAGTTTTACGCAATAATACAAGAACGATCAGGACAAAAAGAGAGATATCAGGACACAAGGGTCCTCGTCATGATAGTGCAACCAAAAGAaacatatattataaaaaaaatattaagatttTATTTGGACATCTAATTTTATATAGTGATTTGAaattatatgtaatttaaaatcCTGATTTTATAtctcaattttttcaaaaaagtatgatttaagattttaaattatgatttaaattttattttaatagaaaacttgaattataaatttatatttcgtAAGAAAAAAGActcatcattttaaattttgtaaaaaagaacAATAATTTATGTTCGACGTGAAAAGATTATTCATATCAtgtgaaaaaattatattaaggaATAACTAGTTATTACTATTGATCGTCTAgggatttttataaaattatatttattagaagtttgtaataaaaaatatttatttataaaaaaaatatggagaTATGTGATTTATCAATACAACGCCTTAGGATATTTTGTTTATGGATTATGATTTACTCATTTTTTGAGATTGTCTaagaattttgagaatttttttatagCTTTTTCAACTTGTGGggatttatgaaaaaaaaacacaatttaaaaaATCCAAATTATATGTCATaacaaaacttcaaatttatattaatataatttcgAATTATGATTTCATATAGCATGTACAAACAGACCCTTATACCTCGTAAAATCAAGATAAGTGGAAAAAATCAcatatacataattaatttttgattgtTCACTTTTGTAGGTTCAAATAATATCCAAATTCAAGTTAATATGCGATGATTTACGttgataattttataaaaacttTATTGGTTCGATATGATTATTTATTCaatgttttattttgataataaaatacttttttaagATACATCAACATTTAATTACATACCGTAATTAGTTGGACAATTCTGAATCCATTAATTATTCTATTGGTGACTATGGGTAATCAGTGAACcttatcataattcatatgtCCATGCAATACTGACCgcgtttgatttatttttttttcttttcacttttaatttcttttataggAGGCAGCATCACAAACCTTCCTTCAATTTCAAGAAagctttttttattttcttattttttatctttacaacaacaaaaaaagtaATAATACTCTAAAAGTTTACTATAAATGTTTGAAAATCCCAAAATTACTTGTCACAATATTCAGAAATTACTTGGCTCTTTGCTCTGCAGACTGCAAACAGAGTGCAGAAATTACTGTTCTCTCTAATGGCGACTCCTTTCCCCACAACCAGTCACTCACGCGCCGTCGCGGCACGCTCCGGCGAACCCAAAGTAGAATACCCATTTTCCGTTTCGACCAGAAAATGGGAAGTAGTAACAGAAAGGAGAAGGAAGAGTTCAAGAATCAAAGCTTCagattcatacttggaaatgtGGAAGAAAGCAATGGAACGTGAGAGAAAGTCTGCTGAGAACGTTGCTCCTCCTGAAGTGGAAGAAAGCCCCGAGACTTTGAAGAAGAAGAGCGAAGAATTCAACAAGATTCTTGAAGTTTCTCCTGAAGAAAGAGATAGAATTCAAAGAATGCAGATCATTGATCGTGCCGCTGCTGCCCTTGCTGCCGCAAAGGCATTGATTGAGGAGAATCCATTGCCCCAAAAGGACGATGCTCAGCCTGATGAAAATCAACAAGAAGGTATGACAGCGATTAAACGAGTTGTAGAAATGTGTTTAGAAGAACTCGAGTTTTTTTGATAGATTTCTGTTTCGTTCATCTTCcatgttgggatgtgtatttaTTAGTTGGGAGATTATCTTAAACTTAGATTTTGGATGCAGGGAACTTGATTATGTACTCAATAAAGTTCTTTCAATGAGTAGCACTATTATACGTGTTCGCTTGATGTTTACATACCCATTCTGAAATAAACTTTGTTGATTAATTGATCTAGATTCTGAATGTGGAGTTGCCATTTAATCTTTCGATTCCTATTGCGATGTTCTGTTGCTTGGATTATGACAGCGATAATGATGATTTTTCTGTGTGACATGATTCAAGAAACATTTGGTTCTAATGTAAGAAACACAAATAAGCTTTTGATTGACATGGACTTCAAGGAGAACCTCTGATCTCATTTCATCACACAGTTTGCTATTATATCTCTTTACTTCTGCGGTTCCTCCATGGTACTCGTTTAATGAATTTTACCTTATCAGAAAAAGCTCTGTATAGTTCCACTTTGTGCAGCATAATTGAAGTGCTTCTAATAGATAAAGCATCTTCAATCTCAGATTTGGATAGAATGGATCTGTCTTGCTCTCCAAGATATTAATGCCCTACTTCCAACTTTAATCCAATTGTTCTATGAGGTTGCCATCCACAACTTCTAGCTGTAATGTTTTCTTATGTATGGTGATTGCTCATACTCCACAAATTTGAGAATTGAGGTATTATTTGCTCGAATCTTCTACTCCAGTGCTATTATACGGTGTCTCAAGCATGATCTTTGTTCATGATCAGGAGCGGCGGGAAATGTCATTTCCATTGTCCCTCGATCTGGAACTATTATGGGAACACCAGGTCCAAGCTTCTGGTCCTGGACACCTCCTTCAGACAGTTCTTTTGATGACATTCAGATGAAGTCAGATGTGTCTCTGTCTCCAGACCCGCCAAGCCCTATTACAGAGAAAGAACGATCTCCAGATTTTCTGTCTATCCCATTTCAGAGTGCTATGACTGATAGAAAACATAGTCCTCCTCTTCCACCTCTTCAGTCACATTTGGAGGTTGAAAATTTGGAAGATTCCAGCTCAACATTTGAGATACCTCACCAGGAGGAGGAACGTGAACTTGGCATTCTGTTCTCTGCAAATGCAGCGGAAGCAGCTTATGCTCTTAAGCAGGAAAATGAGGCATCTTCTGAGGGAATTAATCCTGATGGATCAAGATGGTGGAAGGAGACTGGGACTGAAAAACGACCTGACGGGGTGGTCTGCAAGTGGACGCTAACCAGGAGCATTAGTGCTGACAAAACTGTTGAATGGGAAGACAAGTATTGGGAAGCTGCTGATGAATTTGGTCACAAGGAACTAGGTTCTGAGAAGTCAGGACGAGACGCTGCTGGAAATGTGTGGCATGAGTTCTGGAAAGAATCAATGTGGCAGGTCAGACTTCCTGTTCTTAGTTGTCATAGTATTCATAAGTTCTCTTTTGTGTTAGTTATTGTTCTAGAATTTCTGAGTATAACTGCAAGACTGCTTTCTATTACCAGAGAGAAGTGAGAAGAAGGAAGATAAAAAGAGAAAGGGGATGGGAAAGAGGAAACACTGTGAAAATTTATTGAACCACGTAAAATTCCTTGGTCATAACTTCTTTCATTAAAGTTAGATGCTTTTGGTGAGACGGGGTGATCTACCAATAACTATTTTCTAATTATTAAGCTACAGAAAAATTGGGCACTGGAAAATATTAACTTTATCGAAAATTAAGGTTTCCAAGTCTCTATACTTCTTGCCTTGATGGCAATTGTTGGTCGCTTGCTTGATTGGTGAAGAGGTGAATCATAGTATACTTATAGTCGTgataatatgttttttttttaacctTCTTCTGGATAACTAATGCTATTGAACTGGGCATTGTATATGTGctcctattttttcttttcttgttttctgTCCACTTATCTCTGTATGATATTTCTATTCCTATGAATGGGATTTGAGAAACTATGAAATAATTCTATACTTCCAGCTAACATACGCTGTTACTTGGTAAAATGATCTATGAATAGGTTTTGAGAAACTATGAGATAATCTTATCTATCTTGAGACACACTATGTATCTTctcttattttatctttattgtGGCTCTGTGCAGAGTGGTGGGCTTGTGCACATGGAGAAAACTGCAGATAAGTGGGGAAGGAATAAGAAAGGTGAGGAGTGGCAGGAGAAATGGTGGGAGCACTATGGTGCCGGTGGCCAAGCAGAGAAATGGGCCCATAAATGGTGCAGCATTGATCCAAACACACCCCTTGATGCAGGTCATGCTCATGTTTGGCATGAAAGGTACTAAGATCTATTCTATTTTCCAAGTTTAAGCTCTTAGTTCATGTGTGCACTCAGATAACTACAACTACCATTTATGGAAAaccacattttctttcttcagTAGTCATTTACTTCTGCTTTTGGTAAATTGGAAGCATTTCTCTGGCACCTTCTGTTGTTTTCGAACTTCCACATCTTCTGACTATTCCAGTCAGGGGTTACTGTCACATTCTTCCATAAAGTTTGATGTTTGAAGCCCTGAAGTTTGAATAGACTTGTAAGACTTTTTTGTAAAATAGTATTAGCATTTCTTGTAATGAACCTAGTATTGAATGCTGTCGTACACTTATCATTGGCCATGAGAGTGGCAGAGTTGGAGCATGCTTGCCAACTTTTAGAACTTTGTGATGCTTATATTTTCTACTATAATACAATGGTACAGTTGCTTTTGACTTATATCAGTTAGTCTTCATGTTGTATTAATTACTTACCAAGTATGGTGCAAATCCATTTGGCAGGTGGGGTGAGAAATATGATGGAAAAGGCGGCAGCATAAAATATACTGATAAATGGGCGGAGCGCTTTGAAGGAGATGGTTGGTCGAAATGGGGTGACAAATGGGACGAGAACTTTGATCTAAATGGACATGGCATCAAGCAAGGGGAGACATGGTGGGCAGGAAAACATGGAGAACGTTGGAATCGTACTTGGGGAGAGGGCCACAATGGTTCAGGATGGGTGCACAAGTATGGAAAGAGCAGCAATGGGGAGCACTGGGACACCCATGTAAACGAAGAAACATGGTATGAGAGATTCCCTCATTATGGTTTCTACCATTGTTTTGAGAATTCAGTCATACTTCGTGCAGTCAAGAAACCTTCTGACTATCCATGAGGAGTATTCGTTCCTTTGTTCGGTCTTTTGCTACTATCTACCTAGATTCGAGATAGAATATACAACATATTATCAGTTCCTTCAGCTTATCAAGCAATTATAATAAGTGTATAGAAATACTTGTTTTCTGATGTAAACTTCATTACTGATATTTTGTCACAAATATTACTAGTTAAGCTCTTGTTTAGATAAGTAGGAGCACAGTATATTTTGCATttaaacatgaaaataatagGAATGGGGAAATGAGGATGTTGGATGGATGCGTTGGTATACTAGGCAAGATAGGGTTAAGAATTAAGAGCGAAGATATTTGAGATAAGGTGAAAGTGGCCTTTGTGATAGATAAGATGAGGAAAACGAGATTGAGACTGTTCAGACATACGTAAGTCTACTTTTTTGTAACTTTTTGAGATGCAAAGTCATGAATAATCGTCGTATAATTGGTTTATTCTAATAATTCTTTGTCAATTGATAATATATCTAATCCATTCAATTTTTCTTCATAaataagattattatttttttttgatataatcGTATTCATATTTTCTAGTTGACATATTCGAATTTCAATAAACAATAAACGGACAAATTATGCTAATCCGTCTATCCATCTTTACTTATCCACTATACTAGAAAAAGTAgaaatatatgtccaacaatacttatctgatttatgaaatcaagagataattttatACTTAGTTTCTAATTTACTCTCATCATTAATTATAGTCATTTtcctattatatttttcaaaatattatatttaaagggtgatatataaaattatccttctatttataattttacaagaatgtttataattttataagaaTGTGCAAAGTTAATAAGGGATAAATATTGTCAGAGGGATGGAGTacttaataaaaatatcaagaaaaagaaactttagaagaaaaaataatatttctcaCAAAATTTTTATGTGTACGTTAGAAAACTATTTTAGACATATGTACTTCTTGGTCAATCAAAGTCTAAAAGCTGTCTTCCCTTTTCAATGAAATGATGTAGTATTCTTTATTAATTgttttttacaaaatttatataaatataattgtaCAAAGTCAAAAGTTTTGGGGCTAAAGCTTGGGCTTTCGAGGCTTTACCCAATAGCCGACCCAAGAGGCAAGAAACATTCGGGGAGGTGATTAAACACATGATTTGAGACACCTGTAATTTTTCGTGGATATGATCCTACGTAGAAGAATATGAAAGTCGAGAATTATAGCAGAAGGTTAATAGATAGTCAcattatttaattttctattttttctcctgttttcttatattttttattattatccgttattttttttgcttcaattattatattatttattggtGTTATTGATATTATCTACTGtattatctttttcttcttattttcttatGTTCTATATTATCTAGTAAATATTAAGGTTGTCTATACACTATCCTTTCCATATTTTACTTATAGGATTTTACTCGATATATAAATTGTATGTTTTCACATCTAAGAACCAATGTAATTTGCCAAATACATCATGAATGAATTAGGTTCTTAGATACGTGGCCTTAAGCAGGCGATTCTAAAGAATTAGCTCCAGGGGAAAGCAAGAAAATGTcctatacaaaaaaaatgatacgTAGCGAAGACTTGGTGAAATTAATGGGAAAATGTCTACTTATTTTTTTGCCAATTTAATTGTTGATATCCATCATAAGTCATAATTGACTATTTTGTGGAATGCTTAATCGAATTTGGCTTGTTTGGGTTTGAATTTGAGTGAATTAAAATGAGTCGAGTTAATAAATAGATGAAATATTGATTCATTGAAAAGTTATTTGGCCTGAAATGATTAAAATGCGGGTCATAATTCAATCTGCACaacttttattaaattttaatttttttataatctttTAGTAcctaagaaaattatattttttttattatgactatattatatattacataaaaaaatattttgataaatttctCATTGATCAATTTATGCTATATTTCAGTCCATTTTTTTGATGGGCTGAACAAATAAATTGATGGATCAATAATCTGTCTAAATTTAAATgagttaaataaattatattttcataagataattttatcttatatacagtaaaacataatatataaagaaaaaaaagaaatgctTGACTGAGTAGGTTCTAGATTTAAGAAAGGCCAGCCATATCCACTCATTTTGACCgaccatatattttatttttcctatTCCTTCCTGTTTGAGTTGGGGAGAATTGACCAACGCgtttttgttagaaaattattatttgggagacttttaattttgttttttactTTGGAAGTCAAATTAAAGTTTTCCAAAAGATAATGActttggaaaatgttttctaGCGTTTGTATTGAGGGCGTTTAttagaaattgaaaataaaCTTCTAttacctttaagtttcagcAACATATTTTTATCATAGAGAATATTAAATAAGAGTTCGAATGatttaatagtataaaaattatttacattaCTGTTGTATCAAAATTTAATCTCAACCTTTAAAGAGTGTGATTTGATTTTTCATTCTATCTTTGTTTCTATCAACCATCTTGCGCCAATTAAGTTTTACCAACAAAGATTTCCAAATAAATTACTCCATCCTGTTCAGAGGAAGtgttatttcaaattttaatactTTCATCAAAAAGGTATAATAATATCAATTATAAGAGTTGTTTGACtgatgttatatatatatatcccgtttggatgggtttataaaccaacttataagcccttTTTAGCTTATTGCGGTGTGTTtacctaatgctaactttaagccataaagttcttaaaatcagtcaaaaatgaaaagttaggattcctaacttttttttctaagtgcttgaagccatttttttttaccatagaaattacttttatatcccttatattttaactaaattctcaaactaccctttttattcttttaactctaaaattcaaacacttattttcaacataagcacttttatccaaacactcaactgcttatatataaaaataactttcagcacttcaaagttctaaaagcacttcatacataaaagttattttctttaacctcatccaaatgggctcatatattaattttggactaaattaatttggttaaaacgatgtttatttttaaattgaaaGAGTAAAGCAAACTTTTTGGACTGTCgtattctttttaatttgtgGCCAATAAAGAACTAATGTTACCCTTTATCATTTATCCGTGTGATTTGCCCTTGTGAATTTTTAAGTGGatgtttgaattgatttattttaattcgtttttgatttttaagtttattttatttttaaaagtatttggaaaatttataaagtatttttaaaatttaaaaaatataaaaataaattaaaaattaaatattatcaatttataacttttatctttttacttataaaatatttaaaaagaatCAATTCAAACAATCATTTAAATAAACAAAAAGCAAATTCAACCATATCTGAGTTCAACCGACGACTGAACAAAAGTTTGACTTCTTTGAAACCCTGTCTTAAATTCTTACAAACTCCCTTATATAGGCACTTAGGATCGTTTGAtaagatatataagaatagtgttaaataatattaatattaattatattaaaattatttttatatattattttgctttttcatattactttgaactttttatttttatctgacttttttttttattactaagccgagggtctttcggaaacagctgtcctactttggtaggagtcaggtctgcgtatactttaCTCTTTCCAGATctcacgttgtggaatttcattgtgtcgttgttgttgtgttgttgtattatttaaTTTAGTGTATTAAAAACAATATTTgttgcataattttttttaaaaacaattgTTTATTTACAAATTGTCATCCACAAATATGTGGAAAGAATATGAAAAAGATTTTGAGGAACAATTTTATCTTAACTATattaatacatgtattaaaaaaaatttacatTGCTAATATCATTATTTGTCATGTATAGTGTAATACTAAATAGAGTGTATAACTAATGATTAGTTATACATGAGTTAAAAAAATGTATCAAATAAGATATTTATAATATACAAAGTTAACGTAtacattaatatatattttctatcgCATCCTCCCAAATGACGGGGGTGTCAAAGGGCTTGAACTTGGGTGGATTAAAGTAGactgaattaataaataaacgGGTAATTGACTCATTTAACATTGGTTGAAATAAAATTGATTGAGCTAAAAAATGGGTCATGACTCGCttatcatgaaaatgacttatgtatcaaatcgcgatatATCAACATcattcttatgtatcagaagagagatttttgaaatttttacaaatagcagggaataattgaaaatataagaatataaggtgtataattttataattttttcaaaaaataattgattctatttggcttactttatctaaaacaacttataagctctTTGTTGACTCTGGTTCTTTTTCATCACTTAACCAGATCCTTTGACTAAATTTTCACTCATTCTTcaagatttttctttttcaagttacacaaatatatatttttacttagtcattttgACAAAAAGTCACTccttcaaaattatttcaagtgttcaagttaatatttttcaaaCGAATTTAAATGACtattctttaaattatttttgtaagttagccaaatattttaaatcgtcggataaccgaaTGTTTGGGGACATTTCAAGTgtgtaaaatatttttgaactgGAAATAGGAATTTCGTACACATCCTTTAGAATTTCGAAAAGATTTTCTATTTTAAgtctttttgaaattaaattgaaaaggTTTCTagatatttctttaaaaattaagtggcgattCTTTTTTCAAAAGTTAATTTTTCCTTAACGTTGAAATCCATATTTTTTAAAACGTCCTTTTCGATATAAAACACAAAGTATATACTCTCattgttttaaactattggtgtgattttgacttgacaagaaatttaaaaaaaataaagaagacttttgaattttgtagtCTTAAACTAAAAATACGTAGAATctaccaaaatattttttaatcttacTGTATTACCTCAAAAATTAGAATTAAAGAATttcataaaagaaaagagatttttttttaaatggaccaaaaaaataataagacaaataaattataaCTAAGGGAGCATAAATCTTATATTAATAGTTAGTCTCCGTATAACTTTCTATGATATTTGTTCATTGACTTTAAAATTCCTATAAATTATCCAATTTTTGTGaggaaattttcaaaaatatacttCACAACATTGGAGTACGGCTTACTGAGTTATTTAATgtccattaaaaaaaaacacaaagatGTTCAAAGAATGAAAGTAGAATATGATGATTTTgttatataaaaataagagTGACATCTGGAAATGCAATAATTATAAAGGTATCAAGCTGCTAAGCCACATTATGAAAGTTTGGGGGAAGATGGTactagagatgagggtgaggagggGCGTGACTTCTTTTATGAGCCACTTCAAACTCATGCATAGACGCTCGACCACAGAAGTCACTCATCTTGTAAGGAGTCTAGTAAAGCAGTAcaggaagagaaagaaagacTTACCCATAGTGTTTATTGACCTAGAAGAGGCTTACAACAAAGTCTATGGGAGGTCCTATGAGATGCTTGGAAGTTAAATGTATGCCTGTGGAATAAATTAGGCTAGCAAGGACATGTATAATAGAGTCAAGACTCGGTAAAAACAATGGGAGGAGAttaaaacattttccatttatgATGGAATTGCATCAGGAGTCAACTCCTAGTCCGATTTTATATAGTGGAGATTATTGGCCAATCAAAAACTCTCACGTTCAAAACAAAAGTTACAGAGATGAAGATGTTGAAATGGATGTGTGAGCATACTATGAGTGATAATATTAGAAATGAAGATACTTGGGATAAAGTAGGAGAGGCCACGATAGAAGACAAGATGCAGAAAATAAAATTGAGATGGTTTGAAGATGTGTAGAGGAGATGCACAT
This Solanum dulcamara chromosome 8, daSolDulc1.2, whole genome shotgun sequence DNA region includes the following protein-coding sequences:
- the LOC129900467 gene encoding protein LIKE EARLY STARVATION, chloroplastic isoform X1, which produces MATPFPTTSHSRAVAARSGEPKVEYPFSVSTRKWEVVTERRRKSSRIKASDSYLEMWKKAMERERKSAENVAPPEVEESPETLKKKSEEFNKILEVSPEERDRIQRMQIIDRAAAALAAAKALIEENPLPQKDDAQPDENQQEGAAGNVISIVPRSGTIMGTPGPSFWSWTPPSDSSFDDIQMKSDVSLSPDPPSPITEKERSPDFLSIPFQSAMTDRKHSPPLPPLQSHLEVENLEDSSSTFEIPHQEEERELGILFSANAAEAAYALKQENEASSEGINPDGSRWWKETGTEKRPDGVVCKWTLTRSISADKTVEWEDKYWEAADEFGHKELGSEKSGRDAAGNVWHEFWKESMWQSGGLVHMEKTADKWGRNKKGEEWQEKWWEHYGAGGQAEKWAHKWCSIDPNTPLDAGHAHVWHERWGEKYDGKGGSIKYTDKWAERFEGDGWSKWGDKWDENFDLNGHGIKQGETWWAGKHGERWNRTWGEGHNGSGWVHKYGKSSNGEHWDTHVNEETWYERFPHYGFYHCFENSVILRAVKKPSDYP
- the LOC129900467 gene encoding protein LIKE EARLY STARVATION, chloroplastic isoform X2 — translated: MATPFPTTSHSRAVAARSGEPKVEYPFSVSTRKWEVVTERRRKSSRIKASDSYLEMWKKAMERERKSAENVAPPEVEESPETLKKKSEEFNKILEVSPEERDRIQRMQIIDRAAAALAAAKALIEENPLPQKDDAQPDENQQEGMTAIKRVVEMSAGNVISIVPRSGTIMGTPGPSFWSWTPPSDSSFDDIQMKSDVSLSPDPPSPITEKERSPDFLSIPFQSAMTDRKHSPPLPPLQSHLEVENLEDSSSTFEIPHQEEERELGILFSANAAEAAYALKQENEASSEGINPDGSRWWKETGTEKRPDGVVCKWTLTRSISADKTVEWEDKYWEAADEFGHKELGSEKSGRDAAGNVWHEFWKESMWQSGGLVHMEKTADKWGRNKKGEEWQEKWWEHYGAGGQAEKWAHKWCSIDPNTPLDAGHAHVWHERWGEKYDGKGGSIKYTDKWAERFEGDGWSKWGDKWDENFDLNGHGIKQGETWWAGKHGERWNRTWGEGHNGSGWVHKYGKSSNGEHWDTHVNEETWYERFPHYGFYHCFENSVILRAVKKPSDYP